One part of the Paraglaciecola sp. L3A3 genome encodes these proteins:
- the ftsH gene encoding ATP-dependent zinc metalloprotease FtsH, with the protein MSDMAKNLILWLVIAVVLMSVFQNFSGSEPNRVATDYTRFLKDVDNGVVSQATIDRDTGEIVGTKRNGEQFTTVVPYLDMKLMDQLIENNVAVFGKQPEESSLLTSIFISWFPMLLLIGVWIFFMRQMQGGGGKGAMSFGKSKARLLGEDQIKTTFADVAGCDEAKEDVSELVDFLRDPSKFQKLGGKIPKGVLMVGPPGTGKTLLAKAIAGEAKVPFFSISGSDFVEMFVGVGASRVRDMFDQAKKSAPCIIFIDEIDAVGRKRGAGHGGGHDEREQTLNQMLVEMDGFEGHEGIIVIAATNRPDVLDPALLRPGRFDRQVMVGLPDIRGREQILKVHMRKVPLGDNVEAHVIARGTPGFSGADLANLVNEAALFAARTDKRVVSMDEFDKAKDKIMMGSERKTMVMSEEEKTNTAYHEAGHAIVGRLVPKHDPVYKVSIIPRGRALGVTMYLPEQDKYSSSREELESRIATLFGGRIAEEITLGAAGVTTGASNDIERATDIARKMVTQWGLSEKMGPINYKDDENEMFMGAAPSHMSAETSRDIDAEVRLLIDRNYTLAEKLLKENMDVLEAMKDALMKYETIDAKQIDDLMARKEVRLPAEWVRDGKTDDSDKPSGGAKAADDADKTEEKKADKPTTPDVGKPGDATS; encoded by the coding sequence TTGAGCGACATGGCAAAAAATTTAATCTTATGGCTGGTCATCGCTGTCGTATTGATGTCGGTTTTCCAAAACTTTTCTGGCTCTGAACCAAATAGAGTCGCCACAGACTACACTCGTTTTTTGAAAGATGTTGATAATGGCGTAGTTAGCCAAGCAACAATTGATAGAGACACTGGTGAAATTGTCGGCACTAAACGCAACGGTGAACAGTTCACAACTGTTGTACCTTATCTTGATATGAAGTTAATGGATCAACTTATCGAAAATAATGTGGCTGTGTTTGGTAAACAACCAGAAGAGTCTTCATTATTAACGTCTATCTTTATTTCCTGGTTCCCAATGTTATTACTGATTGGGGTCTGGATCTTTTTCATGCGTCAAATGCAAGGTGGTGGCGGTAAAGGTGCTATGTCATTCGGCAAAAGTAAAGCGCGTTTATTAGGTGAAGATCAAATTAAAACGACCTTTGCTGATGTAGCAGGGTGTGACGAAGCAAAAGAAGATGTTTCAGAATTAGTCGACTTTTTACGTGACCCAAGTAAGTTTCAGAAATTAGGCGGCAAAATTCCTAAAGGTGTGTTGATGGTTGGTCCTCCGGGAACAGGTAAAACATTACTTGCTAAGGCGATTGCCGGTGAAGCAAAAGTACCTTTCTTTAGTATTTCAGGTTCAGATTTTGTTGAAATGTTTGTTGGTGTTGGTGCCTCTCGTGTACGTGATATGTTTGACCAAGCTAAAAAATCAGCTCCTTGTATTATTTTTATTGATGAAATTGATGCAGTAGGCCGTAAACGTGGTGCAGGTCATGGTGGTGGCCATGATGAGCGTGAACAAACCTTAAACCAAATGTTGGTTGAAATGGATGGTTTTGAAGGACACGAAGGCATTATTGTTATTGCTGCGACTAACCGTCCAGATGTACTTGACCCTGCATTATTACGTCCTGGACGTTTCGATCGCCAAGTCATGGTAGGTTTACCAGATATCCGTGGTCGTGAACAAATTTTAAAAGTGCATATGCGTAAAGTGCCATTAGGGGACAATGTTGAAGCACATGTTATTGCTCGTGGTACACCTGGTTTCTCTGGTGCAGATCTAGCAAACTTAGTTAACGAAGCTGCATTGTTTGCTGCCCGCACAGATAAACGTGTGGTGAGTATGGATGAATTCGATAAAGCGAAAGATAAAATCATGATGGGCTCTGAACGCAAGACTATGGTCATGTCGGAAGAAGAAAAAACCAATACTGCTTATCATGAAGCTGGACATGCAATTGTTGGCCGTTTAGTACCTAAACATGATCCAGTTTATAAAGTGTCTATTATTCCTCGTGGTCGAGCATTAGGTGTGACTATGTATTTACCTGAACAAGATAAATACAGTTCATCTCGAGAAGAATTAGAATCTCGTATTGCCACTTTATTTGGTGGGCGTATAGCAGAAGAAATTACTTTGGGTGCAGCCGGTGTAACCACTGGTGCGTCGAATGACATTGAACGTGCTACCGATATTGCTCGCAAAATGGTAACCCAATGGGGGCTTTCTGAGAAAATGGGTCCCATCAATTATAAAGATGACGAAAACGAAATGTTTATGGGAGCGGCTCCATCACATATGTCAGCCGAAACTTCTCGTGATATTGATGCTGAAGTCAGGTTATTAATTGACAGAAATTACACACTAGCTGAAAAATTATTGAAAGAAAATATGGATGTTTTAGAGGCGATGAAAGACGCCTTGATGAAATATGAAACCATAGATGCTAAACAAATTGATGATTTGATGGCACGTAAAGAAGTTCGTCTTCCAGCTGAATGGGTCAGAGATGGTAAGACTGATGATTCTGATAAACCATCTGGTGGCGCAAAAGCTGCTGATGACGCTGATAAAACTGAAGAAAAGAAAGCCGATAAACCTACTACTCCAGATGTAGGAAAACCTGGCGACGCAACGAGTTAG
- a CDS encoding Lon protease family protein, with the protein MQSNYILHLQQLSAKPSRRLINQALKDDSALDSTFIGQDRARDALSFGLGIKSKGYNLYVMGEQATGRFTLVREFIDKYVNKTVTPDDWCYINNFDDEREPYSLKLLAGESKKLCKDLGHLIDELLDTFPAAFDNPGYQRKKAAITREFEQKYDQAIESVEAQAQRSNVALYEDAGTISFSPIVDGKTINDTEFALFPEEQRQTYYVLIDELEDVLSEALIELPKWKRATAEKLRQLKKDTAEQGIRPLLKDLEHEYSADLAILKFLRQLKPHLVETVVEVLADEKKDNKEDEYDKRSILEEQYLPNILVSHDVNSGSPVVYEANPTHQNLFGRVEYTNIQGSVFTNYRMIRPGAIHKANGGYLLLDMDKVIEQPYVWETLKLVLKFGYLKMDLPQHDVGMVNSITLNPQQIPIDVKVVLLGSRDLYYTLQDYDDEFYELFRVLVDFDHEIPLDKKTLFDFVGRVRSQVKNFGLDGISAKAMYRLVEYSLRLAEHQQRLSARFSDVLELLHEAEYFCKEQNVLELDVGHIESALQAKTHRTGRVSEAVLDDIKQGQILIATDGVDIGKVNGLTVLEVGDCMFGTPARITSTVYAGSNGVIDIEREVELGQSIHSKGVMLLTGYLGYKYAQLFPLTLSANIAIEQSYGHIDGDSASLAELIALISALTKIPARQDLAITGSINQYGQVQSVGGVNEKIEGFFKLCEHRGLTGTQGVIIPKSNQVNLMLDKDVIAAVKAGKFNICVVETVDQALEILMGKDVGLMNSKGRYPKNSINYMAVSSLLNIANIVNGADDE; encoded by the coding sequence ATGCAAAGTAACTATATATTACATCTTCAGCAATTATCAGCTAAACCAAGTAGGAGGTTGATTAATCAAGCGTTGAAAGACGATTCTGCACTAGATTCGACTTTTATCGGCCAAGATCGTGCTCGCGATGCGTTGTCTTTTGGATTAGGTATTAAATCAAAAGGTTATAACCTTTATGTTATGGGTGAACAAGCCACGGGGCGTTTTACTTTAGTCCGTGAATTTATTGATAAATATGTCAATAAAACTGTTACCCCTGATGATTGGTGTTATATCAATAACTTTGATGATGAGCGGGAGCCTTACTCTCTTAAGTTATTGGCAGGTGAAAGTAAAAAATTATGTAAAGACTTAGGCCATTTAATTGATGAATTGTTAGATACCTTTCCTGCAGCCTTTGATAACCCAGGCTATCAACGGAAAAAAGCGGCAATAACCCGAGAGTTTGAACAAAAATATGATCAAGCAATCGAAAGTGTTGAAGCCCAAGCTCAGCGTAGTAATGTGGCATTATATGAAGATGCCGGCACTATTTCTTTTTCACCTATAGTGGATGGTAAAACCATCAATGACACTGAGTTTGCCTTATTTCCGGAAGAACAGCGGCAAACTTATTACGTATTAATTGATGAATTAGAAGATGTATTAAGTGAAGCGCTTATTGAATTACCCAAATGGAAACGGGCGACAGCTGAAAAGTTACGGCAATTAAAAAAGGATACTGCTGAGCAGGGAATACGCCCATTACTGAAAGATTTAGAACATGAATATTCTGCTGATTTAGCGATTCTAAAATTTTTACGACAGCTAAAACCTCATCTTGTAGAAACCGTGGTAGAGGTGTTAGCGGATGAGAAAAAAGACAATAAAGAAGATGAATACGACAAACGTTCTATTTTAGAAGAACAATATTTACCGAATATTTTAGTTTCTCACGATGTAAACAGTGGCTCTCCAGTTGTTTATGAAGCCAATCCTACTCATCAAAATTTATTTGGCCGAGTGGAATACACCAATATTCAAGGTTCGGTTTTTACTAATTACAGAATGATCCGCCCTGGCGCTATTCATAAAGCAAATGGTGGATATCTATTGCTTGATATGGATAAAGTGATTGAACAGCCTTATGTATGGGAAACGTTAAAGTTAGTCCTAAAATTCGGTTATCTTAAAATGGATTTACCGCAACATGATGTGGGCATGGTTAATTCAATCACATTAAATCCCCAGCAAATTCCCATCGATGTAAAAGTGGTGTTGTTAGGATCTCGAGATTTGTATTATACATTACAAGATTATGATGATGAGTTTTATGAGTTGTTCCGAGTATTAGTGGATTTTGATCACGAAATACCCCTCGACAAAAAGACCTTGTTTGATTTTGTCGGCAGAGTCAGAAGTCAAGTGAAAAACTTTGGCTTGGATGGTATATCCGCAAAAGCTATGTACCGTTTAGTGGAATACAGTTTGCGTCTAGCTGAGCATCAACAGCGTCTATCAGCAAGATTTTCTGATGTACTGGAATTATTACATGAGGCTGAATATTTTTGTAAAGAACAAAATGTTTTAGAGTTAGATGTGGGTCATATTGAGAGTGCATTGCAAGCAAAAACCCATAGAACTGGTCGTGTCAGCGAAGCTGTATTAGACGATATAAAACAAGGACAAATCTTAATTGCCACAGATGGCGTCGATATAGGTAAAGTAAATGGTTTAACTGTATTGGAAGTAGGGGATTGTATGTTTGGTACCCCAGCGCGTATAACATCTACCGTTTATGCCGGTTCCAACGGCGTAATTGATATCGAAAGAGAAGTAGAATTGGGGCAATCAATTCACTCTAAAGGTGTCATGTTATTAACCGGATATTTAGGATATAAGTACGCCCAATTATTTCCTTTAACCTTATCTGCAAATATTGCTATTGAACAATCTTATGGACATATCGATGGAGATAGTGCGTCGTTAGCCGAACTTATCGCACTTATTTCTGCACTGACAAAAATACCTGCCAGACAAGATTTAGCCATTACCGGTTCAATAAACCAATATGGGCAAGTGCAGTCTGTAGGTGGCGTAAACGAAAAAATAGAAGGTTTTTTTAAACTCTGTGAACATAGAGGCTTAACCGGTACCCAAGGGGTAATTATCCCTAAGTCAAATCAAGTCAACCTGATGTTAGACAAGGATGTTATCGCGGCAGTTAAAGCGGGGAAATTTAATATTTGTGTGGTGGAAACAGTCGATCAAGCCTTAGAGATATTAATGGGCAAAGATGTAGGTCTGATGAATAGTAAAGGCCGATATCCTAAAAACTCAATTAATTATATGGCGGTTTCTAGTTTATTGAATATTGCTAATATTGTGAATGGCGCAGATGATGAGTAG
- the yhbY gene encoding ribosome assembly RNA-binding protein YhbY: protein MTLSNKQKQHLKGLAHSLKPIVQLGGNGLTEGVLAEIDLAINHHELIKVKVPTDDKEEKSLIMDAIIRETKAIKIQSIGHILVIYKQSDQKKIELPKH, encoded by the coding sequence ATGACCTTATCAAACAAACAAAAGCAACATTTAAAGGGTTTAGCTCACTCTTTAAAACCTATAGTCCAATTAGGCGGAAACGGCCTAACTGAAGGCGTTTTAGCGGAAATCGACTTAGCCATTAATCATCATGAATTAATTAAAGTGAAAGTTCCTACTGATGATAAAGAAGAAAAGTCACTAATAATGGATGCCATTATTAGAGAAACAAAAGCAATAAAAATTCAAAGTATTGGTCATATTTTGGTGATTTATAAACAAAGTGACCAGAAAAAAATTGAATTACCGAAACATTAA
- a CDS encoding peptidylprolyl isomerase, whose product MQITKGTVVQFHYKIQDLEGNELESNFGEEAVAYLHGFNNMMPGIEKSLESMSKGDEVEVELEAAETYGEIQADSEQRVSVKHLTGLSGAKTWKAGMTAVVNTEQGQREVTIIKVGKFMATIDINHPLAGKTLKFDLKVADVRAATDEEVEHGHAHGAGGHHH is encoded by the coding sequence ATGCAAATTACAAAAGGCACTGTAGTGCAGTTTCACTATAAAATTCAAGACTTAGAAGGTAACGAGTTAGAAAGTAACTTTGGTGAAGAGGCAGTCGCTTATCTTCATGGTTTCAATAATATGATGCCTGGCATCGAAAAATCTTTGGAATCTATGAGTAAAGGTGATGAAGTGGAAGTAGAACTTGAAGCCGCAGAAACCTATGGTGAAATCCAAGCTGATAGTGAACAAAGAGTATCTGTTAAACATTTAACCGGCTTATCAGGTGCAAAAACATGGAAAGCGGGTATGACTGCAGTAGTCAACACGGAACAAGGCCAAAGAGAAGTCACTATCATCAAAGTGGGTAAATTTATGGCTACTATTGATATCAATCATCCTTTAGCGGGTAAAACGCTGAAATTTGATTTGAAAGTTGCAGATGTGAGAGCAGCAACTGATGAAGAAGTTGAGCATGGGCATGCTCATGGTGCGGGTGGACATCACCACTAA
- the rlmE gene encoding 23S rRNA (uridine(2552)-2'-O)-methyltransferase RlmE has product MSKNKQSVSSQRWLKEHFDDKFVQLAQKKGYRSRAVFKLEEIQNKDQLIKPAMTVVDLGAAPGGWSQYSAGVVGDDGTVIACDILPMDPLAGVAFLQGDFREESVLNELLNKINGKNVDIVMSDMAPNFSGNDAVDQAKSMYLVELALDMCHQVLKKNGSFVVKVFMGEGFDSFFKDVQKAFRVVKTRKPESSRARSREVYLVATGYKL; this is encoded by the coding sequence ATGAGTAAGAATAAACAATCAGTTAGTAGCCAGAGATGGTTAAAAGAACATTTTGATGACAAGTTTGTGCAATTAGCGCAAAAGAAAGGTTATCGTTCACGTGCGGTTTTTAAACTTGAAGAAATTCAAAATAAAGATCAATTAATTAAACCTGCCATGACTGTAGTTGATTTGGGGGCGGCGCCTGGCGGTTGGTCTCAATATTCAGCAGGTGTTGTGGGTGATGATGGAACTGTGATCGCTTGTGATATTTTACCTATGGATCCCTTAGCAGGGGTGGCCTTTTTGCAAGGTGACTTTCGCGAGGAGTCTGTACTTAACGAGCTGTTAAATAAAATTAATGGTAAGAATGTCGATATTGTAATGTCAGATATGGCCCCTAACTTTAGTGGTAATGATGCTGTTGATCAGGCTAAATCTATGTATTTAGTAGAATTAGCCTTAGATATGTGTCATCAAGTATTAAAGAAAAATGGCAGTTTTGTGGTGAAGGTATTTATGGGCGAAGGTTTTGATTCGTTTTTTAAAGATGTACAAAAAGCGTTCAGAGTGGTTAAAACACGTAAACCTGAATCATCACGAGCCCGATCTAGAGAAGTTTATCTGGTAGCGACGGGATATAAATTATAG
- the folP gene encoding dihydropteroate synthase has translation MQFKNKFIDLSVPKIMGILNVTPDSFSDGGHFKNFDQAMYHTESMLTEGAAFIDVGGESTRPGAVDVDLQQELDRVLPIIAAITERFDTVVSIDTSKAQVMTAAVAAGAALINDVRALQEKGALQAAAEANVPVCLMHMQGQPRVMQENPEYENVTDEVINFLQQRMIECEKAGMTKDQLIIDPGFGFGKSLQHNYQLLANLDKLSSLAVPILSGTSRKSMIGNLLGRNIDERLAGSIVTASLATLSGAKILRVHDVKETVDAVKITTLVKDYRKL, from the coding sequence ATGCAATTTAAAAACAAATTCATAGACCTGTCAGTGCCCAAGATAATGGGCATCTTAAATGTCACTCCTGATTCTTTTTCTGATGGAGGACACTTTAAAAATTTTGACCAAGCTATGTATCACACTGAGTCTATGTTAACAGAAGGGGCTGCTTTTATTGATGTAGGCGGGGAGTCTACTCGACCAGGGGCTGTTGATGTTGATCTTCAGCAAGAATTAGATCGAGTATTACCCATAATTGCAGCCATTACTGAACGCTTTGATACTGTTGTTTCAATTGATACCAGTAAAGCACAAGTGATGACCGCCGCTGTAGCGGCTGGTGCGGCTTTAATTAATGATGTGAGAGCGTTACAAGAAAAGGGCGCATTACAAGCTGCGGCAGAGGCTAATGTACCAGTCTGTTTGATGCATATGCAGGGGCAACCCCGTGTTATGCAGGAAAACCCTGAGTATGAAAATGTGACTGATGAAGTTATCAATTTTTTGCAGCAAAGAATGATTGAGTGCGAAAAAGCGGGAATGACTAAAGATCAATTGATTATTGATCCTGGTTTTGGATTTGGTAAAAGTTTGCAGCATAATTATCAATTGCTTGCGAACTTAGATAAATTGTCAAGTTTAGCTGTGCCTATTTTGTCTGGTACTTCAAGAAAGTCAATGATAGGAAATTTACTGGGTCGTAATATTGATGAGCGGCTAGCTGGCAGCATAGTGACTGCTAGCCTTGCCACATTGAGTGGGGCAAAAATATTACGGGTACATGATGTCAAAGAAACAGTGGATGCAGTTAAAATAACAACATTAGTTAAGGATTACAGGAAACTATAA